In Electrophorus electricus isolate fEleEle1 chromosome 14, fEleEle1.pri, whole genome shotgun sequence, a single window of DNA contains:
- the lrit1b gene encoding leucine-rich repeat, immunoglobulin-like domain and transmembrane domain-containing protein 1b produces the protein MWVRVHLGFCLVFCCLPLLCSACPAHCSCFHHKLSDGSKARSILCSDPALTLIPTNFPLDTFKLRIEKTAITSISSKTFDCFSSLQFLSMSFNSLSILYVDSFHGLHTLDELRLDGNILTSFPWKCLTDMPSLRLLDLHNNKITSIPAEAAGYIKNLTYLDLSSNSLAAVPPEVLTVWFSPKLPLDTGNSKMILGLHDNPWQCDCRLFDLVQFQKSPSSSVAFIDMRLRCSEPESLSGVLFSETELRRCQAPRVHTAVAQVRSSLGNNVLLRCGTIGVPAPEISWIRVDGKPMNGTVQQDISKEGIMWSILSVPAVSYHDSGKYVCKATNFVGSADATISLIISDTWEIDKTGVKRNYAKKTGISGWTAYQEKHISQYVPLNPTSAAIPISESFSSLGSTAPFKMESYSNSDDVLDRKPTAPSESNTGTASHLMEKEALSNLAGNTSSLQQGSDDRVVRSIKVIGDTDHTVSLNWRAPAATNTTSFSVLYAVFGERDMRRINVGPGKNRVSISGLVPKTKYIACVCVKGLIPKKEQCVIFSTDEAASTSGTQKLINVVVITVACVIAVPLTLIVCCGALKRRLQKLLGRKSKDIQESYVTFETLSPGTKAKGREGEYLSHLNQDESNRLLSARSSVDSEATTRTEGQPNEYFC, from the exons ATGTGGGTCCGAGTGCATTTGGGTTTTTGTCTGGTGTTTTGTTGCCTTCCTCTGCTGTGCAGTGCCTGTCCTGCACATTGTAGCTGCTTTCACCATAAACTCAGTGACGGATCCAAGGCACG AAGCATTCTGTGTAGTGATCCTGCGCTCACCCTTATCCCTACCAACTTTCCCTTGGACACTTTCAAACTCCGTATCGAGAAAACTGCCATCACTAGCATCTCCAGCAAAACTTTTGATTGCTTCAGCAGTCTCCAGTTCCTCTCGATGTCCTTCAACTCCCTCTCCATACTGTATGTGGACAGCTTCCATGGCCTCCACACTCTGGATGAGCTTCGGCTTGATGGCAATATCCTCACATCATTCCCATGGAAGTGTTTGACAGATATGCCTAGCCTAAGGCTCCTGGATTTGCACAATAATAAGATCACAAGTATcccagcagaggcagcaggCTACATTAAAAACCTGACCTACCTGGATCTGTCCAGTAACAGCCTGGCTGCAGTGCCTCCAGAGGTACTCACTGTGTGGTTCTCTCCAAAGCTGCCTCTGGACACTGGAAATTCCAAAATGATTCTGG GCCTGCATGACAATCCATGGCAATGCGACTGTCGCCTGTTTGACCTAGTGCAGTTCCAGAAGTCTCCATCATCATCCGTTGCTTTCATTGACATGCGTCTACGTTGTTCAGAACCTGAGAGCCTTTCTGGTGTCCTCTTCTCTGAGACTGAGCTGAGGAGGTGCCAGGCTCCACGTGTGCACACAGCCGTGGCACAGGTACGCAGCTCTTTGGGCAACAATGTCCTCCTGCGCTGTGGCACTATAGGGGTGCCTGCCCCTGAGATCTCTTGGATACGGGTTGATGGAAAGCCAATGAATGGAACTG TCCAGCAGGATATTTCAAAGGAAGGCATTATGTGGTCCATCCTCAGTGTCCCCGCTGTGTCATACCATGATTCAGGCAAATATGTCTGTAAGGCCACCAACTTTGTTGGGAGTGCCGATGCCACCATCTCCCTCATTATCTCAGACACATGGGAGATAGACAAGACTGGGGTGAAGAGAAACTATGCCAAGAAGACTGGTATATCTGGATGGACAGCATATCAGGAGAAACACATCAGCCAATATGTTCCCTTAAACCCCACATCAGCTGCCATCCCCATCAGTGAGTCCTTCAGTAGCCTCGGATCCACAGCACCCTTTAAGATGGAGAGCTATAGCAACTCTGATGACGTTTTAGATAGAAAACCTACAGCCCCTTCTGAGTCCAACACAGGAACAGCCAGCCATTTAATGGAGAAAGAAGCACTGAGCAATCTGGCAGGAAATACCTCTTCTCTGCAGCAAGGCTCAGATGATAGAGTGGTACGTTCCATTAAAGTGATCGGTGACACCGATCACACGGTGTCGCTAAACTGGCGTGCACCAGCCGCAACCAACACCACCTCCTTCAGTGTTCTGTATGCTGTGTTTGGGGAGCGAGACATGCGACGAATAAACGTGGGGCCTGGCAAGAACCGGGTCTCAATCAGTGGGTTGGTGCCTAAGACCAAGTACAtcgcctgcgtgtgtgtgaaaggccTGATTCCGAAAAAGGAGCAGTGTGTCATCTTCTCCACGGATGAGGCAGCCAGCACGAGTGGAACCCAGAAGCTGATCAATGTGGTGGTCATCACAGTCGCGTGTGTGATCGCTGTGCCTCTCACCCTGATTGTCTGCTGTGGAGCTTTGAAGAGGCGACTCCAGAAACTCTTGGGAAGAAAGTCGAAGGACATCCAGGAGTCATATGTGACCTTTGAGACACTCTCACCTGGCACCAAGGCCAAAGGGCGGGAGGGAGAGTACCTCAGCCACCTCAATCAGGACGAGTCGAATCGACTGTTGTCTGCACGGTCCAGTGTGGACTCAGAGGCCACAACCAGGACTGAGGGACAGCCTAATGAATACTTCTGCTAA
- the lrit2 gene encoding LOW QUALITY PROTEIN: leucine-rich repeat, immunoglobulin-like domain and transmembrane domain-containing protein 2 (The sequence of the model RefSeq protein was modified relative to this genomic sequence to represent the inferred CDS: inserted 5 bases in 3 codons; substituted 3 bases at 3 genomic stop codons), translated as MMGCSCTEDRFGRSLLCMETALGSLPQNIPGDYIKFRIENSNLTELPQKAFSTINALESLWLNFNKITLMNVKSLKGFHNLTELXLQGNKLRLIPWTSFQDTPRLKILDFKHNRLDTLPENLLHHLRTLTCLDLSFNQLTVVSSDVFLSSPRYHXNDPWLCDCRLKGFVEFVNSISLPFILMNPFLTCSGPNARAGKNFHELKLTTCLKPETATSQAIITLLLGTSTTLRCSLKARSDSMVEWNYSLKTIRGFIVSQLQVSEDTISSALLIPSVHLIDXCTASNLPGTSSVGIHLNVLSTNISFPMRHPVASAEENVYVSMXIAKQTVDGITVEWNAVTENPADTWFMVHFSRYNSQKKEMLYFGAGVNSFLVKDLLPAMKYEVYVSFMNQPTXQEHCIEPEQCGRLIHIIVIVXVLAITAGMYVCTNDIRVSCFDHCAGFCEKSRREEKDLKQSDRHGTFNSLQATGDNSV; from the exons ATGATGGGATGCTCCTGTACAGAAGACAGATTTGGAAG ATCTTTATTATGCATGGAGACTGCTTTGGGCTCTCTACCCCAGAACATTCCAGGAGATTACATAAAATTCAGAATTGAGAACTCAAATCTGACAGAACTACCCCAAAAGGCTTTCAGCACAATTAATGCCTTAGAATCACTATGGCTGAACTTCAACAAAATCACCCTGATGAATGTTAAGAGCCTCAAGGGCTTTCATAATCTGACAGAACTGTGACTGCAAGGAAATAAACTGAGATTAATACCATGGACATCTTTCCAGGACACACCCAGGCTTAAAATCCTAGACTTTAAGCACAACCGTTTAGACACACTGCCAGAAAATTTGCTGCACCACCTGCGTACACTGACCTGTTTAGATTTATCCTTCAATCAGCTTACCGTTGTTTCCAGTGATGTCTTCCTCAGCTCTCCCCGCTACC CCAATGACCCCTGGCTGTGTGACTGCAGACTCAAAGGCTTTGTTGAATTTGTCAACTCCATCAGCTTGCCCTTCATCTTGATGAACCCTTTTCTGACTTGCTCAGGCCCAAATGCCAGGGCAGGAAAAAATTTTCATGAGCTGAAGCTGACGACTTGCCTGAAGCCAGAGACTGCCACGTCACAAGCAATCATCACACTTCTGCTAGGGACAAGCACTACATTGAGGTGTTCATTGAAAGCAAGGTCTGATTCGATGGTAGAATGGAACTACAGTTTAAAGACTATCAGAGGATTTATAG TCTCTCAGTTGCAGGTGAGTGAGGACACCATCAGCTCAGCTCTGTTAATCCCCTCTGTTCACCTCATTGA CTGCACAGCCAGCAACTTGCCTGGAACTTCTTCTGTTGGCATCCATCTTAATGTCCTCTCCACAAACATCTCCTTCCCCATGCGCCATCCAGTGGCCTCTGCTGAAGAGAATGTTTATGTCAGCATGTGAATCGCCAAGCAGACTGTGGATGGCATTACTGTGGAGTGGAACGCTGTGACAGAGAACCCTGCTGATACATGGTTCATGGTGCATTTCAGTCGCTACAATTCACAGAAGAAAGAGATGCTCTATTTTGGCGCGGGTGTCAACAGCTTCTTGGTAAAAGATCTGCTACCTGCCATGAAGTACGAGGTGTACGTGTCATTTATGAACCAGCCGACTTGACAGGAGCATTGTATTGAACCGGAACAGTGTGGGCGACTAATTCACATCATTGTGATCGT GGTGCTAGCCATCACTGCTGGTATGTATGTCTGCACTAATGACATCAGGGTCAGTTGCTTTGACCACTGTGCAGGGTTTTGCGAGAAaagcaggagagaagagaaggactTAAAGCAGAGTGACAGGCACGGAACGTTCAACAGTCTGCAGGCCACCGGTGACAACAGTGTCTGA